From a region of the Alnus glutinosa chromosome 1, dhAlnGlut1.1, whole genome shotgun sequence genome:
- the LOC133858360 gene encoding F-box protein At1g49360-like, producing the protein MGAIFDTAEEESNTNDSKNVGSPTKPPLLFLLGEISGDTKHGFFDPVRRTFDIVHLQELECQAECLASRYGWLLILSRETSSLFFFNPLIRQRIDLPYSNRIINAAAFSAPPTSPSCTVYAIKSSTFNDACELHVDTFLMGGQESWIPHAYKFNTKPLIISNVIQTVCSKEVLYCVDSCGRVGTFDVKDGSWNLILSKEFQKVCISFLVEFNGEIFAGKKGACGVIEKLYKLNLEHGMAAWEEEEDLGDISVFLAPYGSCCHVLALNEKTKKKLFVANYGPESKCVVYNVVGRDYKKAQRFIGESFSWWYTPVWIER; encoded by the coding sequence ATGGGTGCTATTTTCGATACTGCAGAAGAAGAATCCAACACCAACGACAGCAAGAATGTTGGGTCTCCAACAAAGCCACCATTGTTATTCTTACTGGGAGAAATCTCCGGGGACACCAAGCATGGCTTCTTCGACCCAGTCCGAAGGACCTTCGACATCGTTCACCTTCAAGAGCTTGAATGTCAGGCAGAGTGTCTTGCTTCTCGATACGGTTGGCTACTCATATTATCAAGAGaaacctcttctctttttttcttcaacccCTTAATACGTCAAAGAATCGACCTCCCATATAGCAATCGCATTATCAATGCCGCGGCATTCTCTGCCCCCCCTACTTCCCCTAGTTGCACTGTATATGCAATTAAATCGTCTACTTTCAATGATGCATGCGAGCTTCACGTCGACACTTTTCTTATGGGGGGTCAGGAGAGTTGGATCCCCCATGCATATAAATTTAATACAAAGCCTCTCATCATAAGTAATGTTATTCAAACAGTTTGTAGCAAGGAGGTGTTGTACTGTGTGGATTCATGCGGAAGAGTCGGTACTTTTGATGTGAAGGATGGGAGTTGGAACCTTATTCTGAGCAAGGAGTTTCAGAAGGTTTGCATCTCTTTTCTGGTGGAATTCAATGGAGAGATATTTGCAGGAAAGAAAGGAGCTTGTGGTGTTATTGAAAAGCTTTATAAATTGAATCTTGAACATGGGATGGCGGcttgggaggaggaggaggactTGGGTGATATCTCAGTGTTTCTTGCTCCATATGGGTCTTGTTGTCATGTGTTGGCGCTGAATgaaaagacgaagaagaagctTTTTGTTGCCAACTATGGACCCGAATCGAAGTGCGTCGTCTACAACGTTGTTGGAAGGGACTACAAGAAGGCTCAAAGGTTTATTGGCGAATCTTTCAGTTGGTGGTACACTCCGGTTTGGATTGAAAGGTGA
- the LOC133863644 gene encoding protein NRT1/ PTR FAMILY 6.1 isoform X1, whose amino-acid sequence MGAREIKSPEVGLETPTTLDGNSDSVQRKKLGIFFIESDDRRTAFGRGYTGGTTPVNIHGKPIADLSKTGGWIAAFFIFGNEMAERMAYFGLSVNMVAFMFYVMHRPFASSSNAVNNFLGISQVSSVLGGFLADAYLGRYWTIAIFTTIYLAGLIGITLCATMSIFVPNQDHCDQLSLLLGNCQPAKQWQMIYLYTVLYVTAFGAAGIRPCVSSFGADQFDETSKDYKAHLDRFFNFFYLSVTVGAIVAFTAVVYIQMKHGWGSAFGSLAIAMGISNVVFFIGTPLYRHRLPGGSPLTRVAQVLVAAFGKRKASFSSSELIGLYEVRGKQSAIKGSRKIAHTDDFRCLDKAALQLEEDGADPSPWRLCTVSQVEEVKILLKLIPIPACTIMLNVILTEFLTLSVQQAYTLNTHMGHLKLPVTCMPVFPGLSIFFILSLYYSTFVPLSRRFTGHPHGASQLQRIGIGLVVSILSVAWAGVFEWFRRSYAVKHGFEMSFLTQMPNLSAYWLLIQYCLIGIAEVFSVVGLLEFLYEEAPDAMKSIGSAYAALAGGLGCFAATILNSIIKSVTGNAEKGQPSWLSQNINTGRFDYLYWLLTVLSLINFCAFLYSAHKYQYRAAHDKLEMGGKRDVSNKRNTPSVG is encoded by the exons ATGGGTGCCAGAGAAATCAAGTCACCTGAAGTTGGGCTTGAGACACCAACTACTTTGGATGGAAATTCTGACTCCGTTCAGAGAAAGAAGCTTGGAATCTTTTTCATTGAATCTGATGATAGGCGGACGGCATTCGGGCGTGGCTATACCGGGGGTACTACACCGGTTAACATCCATGGAAAACCTATTGCTGATCTTTCGAAGACGGGTGGCTGGATTGCCGCCTTCTTCATATTCG GGAATGAGATGGCGGAGAGAATGGCTTATTTTGGCCTTTCGGTGAATATGGTGGCCTTTATGTTCTATGTAATGCATAGACCCTTTGCCAGTTCATCAAATGCTGTAAACAATTTCCTAGGAATATCGCAGGTATCCTCTGTCCTTGGTGGTTTTCTTGCTGATGCATATCTCGGACGATATTGGACAATAGCAATCTTCACGACAATCTATCTTGCG GGTTTGATAGGAATAACCCTATGTGCAACAATGAGCATCTTTGTGCCAAACCAAGATCATTGTGATCAGCTATCCCTCTTGTTAGGCAATTGTCAACCTGCAAAACAATGGCAGATGATTTACCTCTACACCGTCCTTTATGTGACTGCATTTGGAGCTGCAGGTATAAGGCCATGTGTTTCTTCTTTTGGGGCTGATCAGTTTGATGAAACAAGTAAAGATTACAAAGCTCACCTGGATaggtttttcaactttttctatCTTTCTGTTACTGTTGGGGCAATTGTGGCCTTCACCGCTGTAGTATACATTCAAATGAAACATGGATGGGGATCTGCCTTTGGCTCACTGGCAATAGCTATGGGCATATCAAACGTGGTATTCTTTATTGGCACTCCTCTGTATAGGCATCGGTTGCCAGGAGGCAGCCCTCTCACACGGGTTGCCCAAGTCTTGGTTGCTGCATTCGGGAAGAGAAAAGCCTCATTCTCTAGCAGTGAGTTAATAGGCTTGTACGAGGTTCGTGGCAAACAATCTGCAATAAAGGGTAGCCGAAAGATAGCTCACACTGATGATTTTAG ATGTTTGGACAAGGCAGCGTTGCAGCTGGAAGAAGATGGTGCTGATCCGAGTCCTTGGAGGCTTTGCACTGTGAGTCAAGTAGAGGAGGTCAAGATCCTTTTAAAACTAATCCCCATACCAGCTTGCACGATAATGCTGAACGTAATCTTAACAGAGTTTTTGACTCTCTCAGTGCAACAAGCCTATACTCTAAATACCCACATGGGTCATCTGAAGCTCCCCGTAACGTGCATGCCCGTATTTCCTGGCCTCAGCATATTTTTCATATTGTCTCTCTATTACTCCACATTTGTCCCATTATCGAGACGCTTCACTGGTCATCCTCATGGAGCTTCTCAGCTTCAACGGATAGGCATTGGTCTGGTAGTTTCAATTCTTTCTGTGGCATGGGCTGGAGTTTTTGAATGGTTCCGCAGAAGTTATGCAGTAAAACATGGGTTTGAGATGAGTTTCTTAACTCAGATGCCCAACCTAAGTGCATACTGGTTGTTGATTCAATATTGCCTGATTGGCATAGCTGAAGTATTTTCCGTAGTGGGATTACTAGAATTCCTATATGAGGAAGCCCCAGATGCCATGAAGAGCATAGGATCTGCTTATGCTGCTCTAGCCGGTGGTTTAGGTTGCTTTGCAGCCACTATATTGAACAGCATCATCAAATCCGTTACAGGGAACGCAGAAAAAGGGCAGCCATCATGGTTGTCCCAAAACATAAACACCGGGAGATTTGATTATTTGTACTGGCTGCTTACAGTTTTGAGTCTAATCAATTTCTGTGCTTTTCTATATTCAGCACATAAATACCAGTACAGAGCAGCTCATGATAAACTTGAGATGGGGGGGAAGCGGGATGTATCCAACAAAAGGAACACCCCTTCGGTGGGCTAA
- the LOC133863644 gene encoding protein NRT1/ PTR FAMILY 6.1 isoform X2, which produces MIGGRHSGVAIPGVLHRLTSMENLLLIFRRRVAGLPPSSYSVSSVLGGFLADAYLGRYWTIAIFTTIYLAGLIGITLCATMSIFVPNQDHCDQLSLLLGNCQPAKQWQMIYLYTVLYVTAFGAAGIRPCVSSFGADQFDETSKDYKAHLDRFFNFFYLSVTVGAIVAFTAVVYIQMKHGWGSAFGSLAIAMGISNVVFFIGTPLYRHRLPGGSPLTRVAQVLVAAFGKRKASFSSSELIGLYEVRGKQSAIKGSRKIAHTDDFRCLDKAALQLEEDGADPSPWRLCTVSQVEEVKILLKLIPIPACTIMLNVILTEFLTLSVQQAYTLNTHMGHLKLPVTCMPVFPGLSIFFILSLYYSTFVPLSRRFTGHPHGASQLQRIGIGLVVSILSVAWAGVFEWFRRSYAVKHGFEMSFLTQMPNLSAYWLLIQYCLIGIAEVFSVVGLLEFLYEEAPDAMKSIGSAYAALAGGLGCFAATILNSIIKSVTGNAEKGQPSWLSQNINTGRFDYLYWLLTVLSLINFCAFLYSAHKYQYRAAHDKLEMGGKRDVSNKRNTPSVG; this is translated from the exons ATGATAGGCGGACGGCATTCGGGCGTGGCTATACCGGGGGTACTACACCGGTTAACATCCATGGAAAACCTATTGCTGATCTTTCGAAGACGGGTGGCTGGATTGCCGCCTTCTTCATATTCG GTATCCTCTGTCCTTGGTGGTTTTCTTGCTGATGCATATCTCGGACGATATTGGACAATAGCAATCTTCACGACAATCTATCTTGCG GGTTTGATAGGAATAACCCTATGTGCAACAATGAGCATCTTTGTGCCAAACCAAGATCATTGTGATCAGCTATCCCTCTTGTTAGGCAATTGTCAACCTGCAAAACAATGGCAGATGATTTACCTCTACACCGTCCTTTATGTGACTGCATTTGGAGCTGCAGGTATAAGGCCATGTGTTTCTTCTTTTGGGGCTGATCAGTTTGATGAAACAAGTAAAGATTACAAAGCTCACCTGGATaggtttttcaactttttctatCTTTCTGTTACTGTTGGGGCAATTGTGGCCTTCACCGCTGTAGTATACATTCAAATGAAACATGGATGGGGATCTGCCTTTGGCTCACTGGCAATAGCTATGGGCATATCAAACGTGGTATTCTTTATTGGCACTCCTCTGTATAGGCATCGGTTGCCAGGAGGCAGCCCTCTCACACGGGTTGCCCAAGTCTTGGTTGCTGCATTCGGGAAGAGAAAAGCCTCATTCTCTAGCAGTGAGTTAATAGGCTTGTACGAGGTTCGTGGCAAACAATCTGCAATAAAGGGTAGCCGAAAGATAGCTCACACTGATGATTTTAG ATGTTTGGACAAGGCAGCGTTGCAGCTGGAAGAAGATGGTGCTGATCCGAGTCCTTGGAGGCTTTGCACTGTGAGTCAAGTAGAGGAGGTCAAGATCCTTTTAAAACTAATCCCCATACCAGCTTGCACGATAATGCTGAACGTAATCTTAACAGAGTTTTTGACTCTCTCAGTGCAACAAGCCTATACTCTAAATACCCACATGGGTCATCTGAAGCTCCCCGTAACGTGCATGCCCGTATTTCCTGGCCTCAGCATATTTTTCATATTGTCTCTCTATTACTCCACATTTGTCCCATTATCGAGACGCTTCACTGGTCATCCTCATGGAGCTTCTCAGCTTCAACGGATAGGCATTGGTCTGGTAGTTTCAATTCTTTCTGTGGCATGGGCTGGAGTTTTTGAATGGTTCCGCAGAAGTTATGCAGTAAAACATGGGTTTGAGATGAGTTTCTTAACTCAGATGCCCAACCTAAGTGCATACTGGTTGTTGATTCAATATTGCCTGATTGGCATAGCTGAAGTATTTTCCGTAGTGGGATTACTAGAATTCCTATATGAGGAAGCCCCAGATGCCATGAAGAGCATAGGATCTGCTTATGCTGCTCTAGCCGGTGGTTTAGGTTGCTTTGCAGCCACTATATTGAACAGCATCATCAAATCCGTTACAGGGAACGCAGAAAAAGGGCAGCCATCATGGTTGTCCCAAAACATAAACACCGGGAGATTTGATTATTTGTACTGGCTGCTTACAGTTTTGAGTCTAATCAATTTCTGTGCTTTTCTATATTCAGCACATAAATACCAGTACAGAGCAGCTCATGATAAACTTGAGATGGGGGGGAAGCGGGATGTATCCAACAAAAGGAACACCCCTTCGGTGGGCTAA